The Lycium barbarum isolate Lr01 chromosome 12, ASM1917538v2, whole genome shotgun sequence genome includes a region encoding these proteins:
- the LOC132624277 gene encoding uncharacterized protein LOC132624277: MQALQHPEVDPYEELEREARARADEDVAKELRSLREAVRNIQTNRGGEGLEYEDLCIHPDVELPAGYKEVVIHGEGNNSLYPEVSIPPIESVERLDGSVFHIKEIVCAVQAGKIKLPQALMMVAWEMLKNGFRPGQGLGLNSNGIVEPIQLPGHNHTFGLGYEPTPEEIALASLKRRSASPLPKPVPLLNQSFLRDSAAQASEEKLEDDLLENFKNLFIIEGEADSQINRSADTSNMTHSETSEPVGNAEQDDEECEEDMRPEGLTKDYEYFENKPKPNLDETEIINLGNSKIMMEVRISVHLTPSQREKLIKLLKEYIDVFAWSYDDMPGLSTDIVSHKLSLDPSCPPIKQKKRNIKSDLSLKIKEEISKQFDAKVIRTTMYPTWLANIVPVPKKDGKVRVCVDYRDLNKASPKDDFPLPNIHMLIDNCAKHELQSFVDCYAGYHQILMNEEDAEKTAFITPWGVYYYRVMPFGLKNAGATYMRAMTTIFHDMIHKEIEVYVDDIIIKSRKSSDHLTDLRKFFDRLRRYNLKLNPAKCAFGVPAGKLLGFIVSRRGIELDPSKIKTIQELPAPKSRKDVMSFLGRLNYISRFIAQSTVICEPIIKLLRKDAPTKWTEDCQRAFDKIKEYLSSPPVLVPPEAGRPLLLYLSVSENAFGCVLGQHDETGKKERAIYYLSKKFTPYEARYTLLERTCCALTWVAQKLRHYLSAYTTYLISRMDPLKYIFQKPMPTGKLAKWQMLLSEFDIVYVTQKAVKGQAIADHLAENPVDKEYIPLKTYFPDEEVLFIGEGIAEEYPGWRLFFDGAANSKGVGIGAVLISESGQHYPISAKIKFPCTNNMAEYEACILGLRMAADMHIQELLVIGDSDLLVHQVRGEWTTKNGKILPYLHCVKDLCKRFIKVEFKHVPRTQNEFADALATLSSMIQHPDKNRIDPIKINVHDQHAHCFYTGDYPEGVTSVQKKTLRRLANHFFLSGEILYRRTPELGLLRCVDAKEAARLIEEVHGGTCGPHMNGFTLAKKILRAGYFWMTMESDCIRFVQKCHRCQIHGDLIRVPPNELNVTSSPWPFASWGMDVIGPIEPAASNGHRFILVAIDYFTKWVEASSHKSVTKKVVADFVRSNIICRFGVPESIITDNGANLNSGLMQEICDTFKITHRNSTPYRPQMNGAVEAANKNIKRILRKMIDNYKHWHEKLPLALLGYRTTVRTSTGATPYLLVYGTEAVLPAEVEIPSLRIIQEAELSDAKWTQNRYEQLMLIDGKRLNAVCHGQLYQNRMARAFNKKVRPRQFKTGQLVLKRIFPCQDEAKGKFAPNWQGPYMVHRVLTGGALILAEMDGEIWPKAINADAVKRYYI; the protein is encoded by the exons ATGCAGGCTTTGCAGCACCCAGAGGTTGACCCTTACGAAGAATTAGAAAGGGAGGCCAGGGCAAGGGCAGACgaagatgtggcaaaagagcttcgcagtctgagagAAGCCGTCAGAAATATCCAGACCAATAGAGGAGGTGAAGGGCtggaatatgaagatctgtgcattcacccTGACGTTGAGTTACCCGCTGGGTATAAA GAAGTGgtaatccatggagaaggcaacaattcccTCTACCCGGAAGTTTCGATTCCTCCTATTGAGAGTGTGGAAAGACTAGACGGATCTGTTTTCCACATCAAAGAGATTGTGTGTGCTGTTCAAGCAGGGAAAATAAAATTGCCACAAGCGCTTATGATGGTGGCATGGGAAATGCTGAAGAACGGTttccgacccggtcaaggcctcGGTTTGAATTCGAATGGGATTGTGGAACCAATCCAACTGCCCGGACACAACcatactttcggtctcggatatgagcccacccctGAGGAGATTGCTTTAGccagtctcaaaagaagaagtgctAGTCCCTTGCCGAAGCCTGTTCCGCTCCTGAATCAATCATTTCTCAGGGATTCCGCTGCCCAGGCGTCAGAAGAAAAGCTGGAAGACGACCTCCTAGAAAATTTTAAGAACTTATTCATCATCGAAGGAGAAGCAGA cAGTCAAATTAATAGATCTGCTGATACCTCGAATATGACACATAGTGAAACGAGCGagcccgtaggaaatgccgaACAAGATGATGAAGAATGCGAAGAAGATATGCGACCTGAAGGATTAACTAaagattatgaatattttgaaaataagccaaaaccaaatttggatgaaacagaaatcataaatttgggtaattcaaaaatcatgatgGAAGTAAGAATCAGCGTCCACTTAACTCCGTCACAGAGAGAGAAATTGATCAAACTTTTGAAAGAGTACATAGATGTGTTCGcctggtcttatgatgatatgcccggattaagcactgacattgtttcgcacaagttgtctcttgatccatcctgtcctccgataaagcaaaagaaaagaaacattaaatcagACTTGAGTTTGAAAATCAAGGAGGAGATCTCTAAACAGTTCGATGCAAAGGTCATAcgaactacgatgtaccccacttggctagccaatatcgttcccgtgcctaagaaggatggcaaagttagAGTGTGCGTGGATTACCGAGATCTCAACAAAGCCAGTCCAAAAGACGACTTTCCCCTCCCGAATATTCATATGCTTATTGATaattgtgcaaagcatgagttgcagtctttcgttgattgctacgcaggatatcatcaaatcctaatgaatgaggaagatgcagagaaaacagcattcatcacaccttggggggtgtactactatcgggtgatgcctttcgggctcaaaaacgcaggagctacctacatgagagccatgaccaccattttccatgatatgatccataaagagattgaagtctatgtggatgatatcatcatcaaatcACGAAAGAGCTCAGACCATCTAACGGATTTaagaaagttcttcgacaggttgaggcgatataatctgaagttgaaccccgcaaaatgtgcatttggagtacctgcagggaaattgttgggttttattgtgagcagaagaGGCATAGAGTTAGATCCCTCGAAGATAAAAACCATTCAGGAATTGCCCGCTccaaagagtcggaaagatgtgatgagtttcctcgggcgcCTCAACTACATCAGCCGATTTATAGCACAATCAACGGTGATATGTGaaccaataatcaagttattgaggaaggatgctcctaccaaatggactgaagattgccaaagggcctttgacaaaatcaaagagtatttgtctagcccgcctgttttggtgcctccagaagctggaagacctttgttattgtatttgtccgtatcagaaaatgcttttgggtgtGTATTAGGACAGCATGATGAGACAGGAAAGAAGGAGCGAGCGATATATTACTTGAGtaaaaagttcacaccttacgaggcacggtatacgttattggaacgcacctgttgtgctttgacatgggttgcacagaagttgagacattatttgtctgcatatactacttacctcatttcgaggatggacccactcaagtacatcttccagaagcctatgcctacggggaagctagctaagtggcaaatgttgttgagcgagtttgacattgtgtatgttactcaaaaggctgtcaaagggcaggcgatagctgatcatcttgcagaGAATCCTGTGGACAaggaatacataccccttaaaacttatttcccggatgaagaagtgttgttcatcGGGGAAGGCATCGCAGAAGAGTACCCGGGGTGGAGGCTGTTCTTCGACGGGGCGGCAAATTCTAAAGGGgtcggcattggagcagttttgatttcagagtcaggccagcactatcccatttcagccaaaatcaagttcccgtgtaccaacaatatggcagaatatgaggcttgtattctcggCCTCAGAATGGCAGCTGACATGCATATACAAGAGCTtctggttataggcgattcagacttgctggttcatcaagtgcgaggcgaatgGACAACTAAGAACGGGAAGATACTTCCGTACTTGCACTGCGTAAAGGATTTGTGTAAGAGATTCATTAAGGTcgaattcaaacacgttccaaggacacagaacgagttcgctgatgctttggccacgtTGTCTTCTATGATTCAGCATCCAGACAAGAaccgcatagatcctatcaagataaACGTGCACGATCAACATGCACATTGCTTCTAT ACCGGAGACTATCCGGAAGGGGTAActagtgttcagaagaaaacgcttcggagattagcaaaccatttcttcctaagcggagaaatcctgtataggaggactccggagttaggattattaagatgtgttgacgctaaagaagcggctcgtttgattgaagaagtgcatggcggcacatgtgggcctcatatgaatggctttacACTGGCTAAGAAGatccttcgcgcaggctatttctggatgaccatggagtctgattgtatccgttttgtgcagaagtgtcaccgatgtcagattcatggtgatttgattcgagttccgccaaatgaattaaatgtgacaagttctccgtggcctttcgcaagttggggtatggatgtcatcggtcctatcgagccagcagCATCGAATgggcacaggttcattttggtagccattgattatttcacaaagtgggtggaagcatcttcacataagtcggtaacaaagaaggtggtagcggatttcgttcggagcaacattatttgccgattcggagtCCCGGAGTCAATCATAACGGATAACGGCGCTAACCTTAACAGTGGTCTAATGCAGGAGATTTGCGATACCTTCaagattactcatcgcaattccactccttatcgccctcagatgaatggggcagttgaagcagccaataaaaacatcaagagaatactgaggaagatgatcgataattacaaGCATTGGCACGAGAAACTGCCGTTAGCTCTTCTCGGGTATCGCACTACCGTGAGAACTTCAACAGGGGCAACACCCTATCTTTTGGTCTACGGGACAGAagcggtgttacctgctgaggtagaaataccctctttgagaatcatccaagaagctgagttaagtgacgctaagtggacgcagaatcgatacgaacaattgatgctcattgatggaaagagattgaatgccgtttgtcatggacaactttatcagaatagaatggccagagctttcaacaagaaagtaagaccgaggcaattcaaaacggggcaattggtactgaaacgcatattcccatgtcaagatgaagctaaaggcaaatttgcacctaactggcagggaccttatatggttcatcgagtattgactggaggagcgttaatcctagcagaaatggatggcgaaatttggccgaaagctatcaacgcagatgccgtcaagagatattatatttag